A single window of Vibrio alfacsensis DNA harbors:
- the rpoE gene encoding RNA polymerase sigma factor RpoE: MNEQLTDQVLIERVQNGDKQAFNLLVMKYQNKVCNLISRYVSNPGDVPDVAQEAFIKAYRAIPSFRGESAFYTWLYRIAVNTAKNHIVAQGRRPPATDVDAEEAEFYETGNALKEISNPENLTLSKELQRVVFSAIEALPEDLKTAMTLRELDGLSYEEIAEVMDCPVGTVRSRIFRAREAVEKKIKPLLQR, from the coding sequence ATGAACGAGCAGCTGACCGATCAAGTATTGATTGAGCGAGTTCAGAATGGCGATAAGCAAGCATTTAATCTGTTGGTAATGAAGTACCAAAACAAAGTATGCAATCTTATTTCCAGATACGTAAGTAATCCTGGCGATGTTCCAGATGTAGCACAAGAAGCGTTTATCAAGGCTTACCGAGCTATCCCTAGTTTTCGTGGGGAGAGTGCGTTTTACACGTGGCTGTATCGCATTGCAGTGAATACTGCGAAAAATCACATTGTTGCACAAGGCCGTAGACCGCCAGCAACGGATGTCGATGCTGAAGAAGCTGAATTTTACGAAACAGGTAATGCGCTAAAAGAAATTTCGAACCCTGAGAACTTAACGTTGTCCAAAGAATTGCAACGGGTAGTGTTCAGTGCAATAGAAGCCTTACCTGAAGATTTAAAAACGGCAATGACTCTACGTGAGCTTGATGGCTTGAGTTATGAGGAAATTGCTGAAGTAATGGATTGCCCAGTGGGAACGGTACGATCTCGTATCTTCCGTGCTCGTGAGGCGGTGGAAAAGAAAATAAAACCTCTTTTGCAGCGCTAG
- the rseB gene encoding sigma-E factor regulatory protein RseB, with the protein MKKLLFSACALFSLMSSQAFAGDKPAEALLHQMSEASKNLSYELSYILIKKNSIEPLLYRHATHGDDQYAHLVYLSGPVREVIRRGSEVSYIETGAEPFTIESGKMVAPIMPMLNTNIDDLNLYYDYVQVGRAREAGVATQVLRIVPKDGLRYSYMLWIDEKSKLPLRADLVDRDGEMLEQYRTISYTVTPQIADLMSGLKDVQLPAVLTMPKGDIGTSNWHVGWIPAGFHPNELNRYRMAVTDQLVESQMYSDGLFSFSVYVASKDEHSLKGQLVRQGRRTLHSFVSGNHEISVVGDIPPTTAQRIAQSVTFNVAKSDVQ; encoded by the coding sequence ATGAAAAAACTTCTGTTCAGCGCTTGCGCTCTGTTCAGTCTGATGTCTTCGCAAGCCTTTGCTGGTGACAAACCAGCGGAGGCTTTATTACATCAAATGAGCGAGGCGAGCAAAAATTTAAGCTATGAGCTCTCCTATATCCTTATTAAAAAGAACAGTATAGAACCTTTACTGTATCGTCACGCGACTCATGGGGACGACCAATACGCGCATCTTGTGTATTTGAGTGGCCCTGTACGAGAAGTGATTCGTCGCGGCTCAGAAGTGAGTTACATTGAAACCGGAGCAGAGCCGTTTACGATTGAATCAGGCAAGATGGTCGCACCGATCATGCCAATGTTGAACACCAACATTGATGATTTAAATCTCTACTACGACTATGTTCAAGTTGGCCGAGCGCGTGAAGCGGGTGTTGCAACGCAAGTGCTACGCATCGTTCCAAAAGATGGTTTACGTTACTCCTACATGTTGTGGATTGACGAAAAAAGTAAACTGCCGTTGCGTGCCGATCTCGTCGATAGAGACGGTGAAATGCTTGAGCAATATCGCACGATCTCATACACGGTGACCCCTCAAATTGCCGACCTGATGAGCGGATTGAAAGACGTTCAATTGCCGGCGGTGTTAACAATGCCAAAAGGTGATATTGGTACGAGCAATTGGCATGTTGGATGGATACCTGCCGGCTTTCACCCAAATGAACTGAATCGCTACCGCATGGCAGTGACGGACCAATTGGTCGAAAGCCAAATGTATTCTGATGGGTTATTTAGCTTTTCTGTTTATGTCGCGAGCAAAGATGAGCATTCATTAAAAGGGCAATTGGTTCGCCAAGGCCGTCGTACTTTGCATAGTTTTGTGAGCGGCAACCATGAGATTTCGGTCGTGGGTGATATCCCACCGACAACGGCGCAGCGTATCGCTCAATCCGTGACGTTTAATGTTGCAAAGAGTGACGTGCAATGA
- a CDS encoding FAD-dependent 2-octaprenylphenol hydroxylase — protein MMQSVDVAIIGGGMVGLALAAAFKDSDLRVAVIEGSVPDDTLNELPDIRVSALSRSSETMLRKLGAWQGIEQRRASPYQAMEVWEQDSFAKIAFDAQSMAQPDLGHIVENRVIQLALLEQVQKLDNVTLFMPARCATLAVGEQESWLTLDNGQAMTAKLVVGADGANSWLRNQMNIPLTHWDYGHSALVANVKTTDAHDGIARQIFTPNGPLAFLPMSEPNMCSIVWSTDPLRAEHLLAMDERDFNKALTSEFDVRLGMCEVIGERAAFPLKMRYARDFVVERVALVGDAAHTIHPLAGQGVNLGLLDAASLAQEVLALWKQGQDIGTKRNLRGYERWRKAEAAKMIAAMQGFRDLFSGDNPAKKFVRGIGLSLAGQLPGAKDEIMKHALGLKGNLPELARQ, from the coding sequence ATGATGCAAAGTGTAGATGTCGCCATCATCGGCGGTGGTATGGTTGGATTGGCATTGGCCGCTGCTTTTAAAGACAGTGATCTACGTGTGGCTGTCATTGAAGGCTCTGTGCCGGACGATACGTTGAACGAACTTCCGGATATTCGTGTATCAGCGTTGAGTCGCTCTAGTGAAACAATGCTGCGTAAACTCGGGGCGTGGCAAGGTATCGAGCAACGTCGAGCTTCCCCATACCAAGCAATGGAAGTGTGGGAACAAGACAGCTTTGCAAAAATAGCGTTTGATGCGCAAAGCATGGCGCAGCCAGACCTTGGTCATATTGTTGAGAACCGCGTGATTCAATTAGCGTTGTTAGAGCAAGTACAAAAGCTGGATAACGTGACGCTGTTTATGCCAGCACGCTGTGCAACGTTAGCCGTTGGTGAGCAAGAGAGCTGGCTAACGTTAGATAATGGCCAAGCAATGACCGCAAAATTGGTTGTGGGAGCCGATGGAGCGAACTCTTGGTTACGTAACCAAATGAATATTCCGCTTACGCATTGGGATTACGGCCATAGTGCCTTAGTTGCGAACGTAAAAACAACGGATGCGCACGATGGCATTGCACGTCAGATTTTTACCCCAAATGGCCCGTTGGCTTTTCTACCGATGTCTGAGCCAAATATGTGCTCGATAGTGTGGTCTACTGATCCACTTCGTGCTGAACATCTGTTGGCGATGGATGAACGTGACTTTAATAAAGCACTAACCAGTGAATTTGACGTGCGTTTAGGCATGTGTGAAGTGATCGGCGAACGTGCGGCATTTCCTCTGAAGATGCGTTATGCACGTGATTTTGTGGTTGAGCGTGTGGCATTGGTTGGTGATGCTGCTCATACGATCCACCCATTGGCAGGGCAGGGTGTGAATCTTGGCTTATTAGATGCCGCGAGTTTGGCGCAAGAAGTGTTAGCGCTTTGGAAACAAGGGCAAGATATCGGTACTAAACGGAACTTGCGTGGTTATGAACGTTGGCGCAAAGCGGAAGCTGCGAAGATGATTGCGGCCATGCAAGGTTTTCGAGATTTGTTTTCTGGTGACAACCCAGCTAAGAAATTCGTACGTGGTATTGGTTTGAGCCTAGCGGGTCAATTACCAGGGGCGAAAGATGAAATCATGAAACATGCGCTGGGCTTAAAAGGCAATTTACCAGAGCTCGCTCGTCAGTAA
- a CDS encoding succinate dehydrogenase assembly factor 2 — MYTAEEKARIKWACRRGMLELDVVIMPFFEECFDTLTEQEQRDFVSLLECDDPDLFTWVMGHGRSENLGHAAMVDKIVAHNLSKVR; from the coding sequence ATGTACACTGCGGAAGAAAAAGCACGTATCAAATGGGCTTGTCGTCGTGGCATGCTCGAGCTTGACGTGGTGATTATGCCGTTTTTTGAAGAGTGTTTTGATACGCTGACTGAGCAAGAACAGCGTGATTTCGTCTCTTTATTGGAATGTGATGATCCCGATTTGTTCACTTGGGTGATGGGACATGGTCGTAGCGAAAACCTAGGTCACGCTGCAATGGTTGATAAAATTGTCGCACATAACCTCAGTAAGGTTCGCTAA
- the ubiH gene encoding 2-octaprenyl-6-methoxyphenyl hydroxylase, with translation MMQYDVVIAGGAMAGATLALAIEHLSKGTLNIAVVEPFKVQSEGHPGFDSRSIALSYGTVNILRHLKLWPAIEPHATPIEHIHVSDRSHAGMTDITKQDVGIEALGYVVELADVGRVYQGLFEHSQSITQFCPNSVASVEREQDKVHIELSGGEKLEAKLLVAADGAVSQCCQQIGLELSEHDFDQVAVIANIVTQEPHQGRAFERFTPNGPVALLPMSDNRMSLVWCLRPEEAKRVMALPDGEFLERLQNDFGWRLGAMKKVGQRASYPLLLRHRKQNISHRVAIVGNAAQTLHPIAGQGFNLGIRDVASLAEEIVKQIDDVGRYQGLMRFSVRRESDRQETIWLTSSLVHIFSNDLPAMRIGRNFALATMDNLSTFKQPLLRHTLGIVKR, from the coding sequence ATGATGCAATATGATGTTGTTATTGCTGGTGGCGCCATGGCGGGGGCAACGCTTGCGTTGGCGATTGAACATTTATCTAAAGGCACGCTCAATATTGCAGTCGTTGAACCTTTTAAAGTGCAGTCAGAGGGCCACCCAGGTTTTGACTCTCGCTCAATTGCACTGTCTTACGGCACGGTCAATATTTTACGTCATTTAAAACTTTGGCCAGCGATTGAACCTCATGCAACACCCATTGAACATATTCATGTTTCAGATCGTTCTCACGCGGGAATGACGGACATTACCAAGCAAGACGTTGGCATTGAAGCGCTTGGTTATGTGGTGGAACTAGCGGATGTTGGGCGTGTTTATCAAGGTTTATTCGAGCATAGTCAATCTATCACGCAGTTTTGCCCAAACTCGGTAGCCTCCGTTGAGCGGGAACAAGATAAGGTTCACATTGAACTCAGTGGCGGCGAAAAGTTAGAAGCAAAGCTTCTTGTTGCTGCGGATGGAGCCGTTTCTCAGTGTTGCCAGCAAATTGGTTTAGAGTTGTCTGAACACGATTTTGATCAAGTGGCGGTGATTGCCAATATAGTGACTCAGGAGCCGCATCAAGGTCGTGCTTTTGAGCGTTTCACGCCAAACGGGCCAGTAGCTTTGCTACCGATGAGTGACAACCGAATGTCACTGGTTTGGTGTTTGCGCCCAGAGGAAGCTAAAAGGGTTATGGCATTGCCTGATGGCGAGTTTTTAGAACGATTACAAAATGATTTTGGATGGAGACTAGGAGCAATGAAAAAAGTCGGCCAGCGTGCGAGTTATCCACTGTTATTGCGTCATCGAAAACAGAATATATCGCATCGAGTTGCCATCGTCGGTAATGCGGCACAAACGCTTCACCCTATTGCTGGACAGGGCTTTAACCTTGGCATTAGAGATGTGGCGTCACTGGCGGAAGAAATCGTCAAACAGATTGATGACGTTGGTCGCTATCAAGGTCTAATGCGTTTTAGTGTGAGACGTGAATCGGATCGTCAAGAAACCATTTGGCTAACGAGCTCTCTAGTGCATATATTTTCAAATGACTTACCCGCGATGCGAATAGGGCGGAATTTTGCTCTTGCAACGATGGATAACCTTTCTACTTTTAAGCAGCCGCTGCTACGCCATACACTTGGTATAGTGAAACGATGA
- a CDS encoding 5-formyltetrahydrofolate cyclo-ligase, translating to MSDLSRQEFRKLIREKRNALCSDTQFQAGLDLITQFSQLPEIQRAQHIALYLSADGELDTKPLIEWLWQQGKSIYLPVIHPFSKGQLLFLQYLHDDQLVYNKYGILEPKLDIRHLKPIHELDLICTPLVGFDSLGHRLGMGGGYYDRTLSHWFNTGLGAKPIGIAHDCQRVDLLPTAHWDVPLPKIVTPSQIWQWESTK from the coding sequence ATGTCAGACCTATCTCGACAAGAATTCCGCAAACTTATTCGTGAAAAACGCAATGCGCTGTGTAGTGACACTCAGTTCCAAGCTGGGCTCGATCTGATTACTCAGTTTTCACAATTGCCTGAAATTCAACGCGCTCAGCACATCGCACTTTACCTCTCAGCCGATGGTGAGCTTGACACCAAGCCGCTGATTGAATGGTTATGGCAACAAGGTAAGTCCATTTACCTCCCAGTGATCCACCCATTCTCTAAAGGGCAACTGCTGTTTTTACAGTATCTACACGATGACCAATTGGTTTACAACAAATACGGCATTCTGGAGCCTAAGCTCGATATTCGTCATCTTAAGCCTATCCACGAACTCGATTTAATCTGCACGCCTTTAGTGGGTTTCGATAGCCTTGGTCATCGCCTTGGAATGGGCGGAGGCTATTATGACCGCACCCTTTCCCACTGGTTTAATACCGGACTTGGAGCAAAACCTATTGGTATTGCCCACGATTGTCAGCGTGTCGATCTTTTACCTACTGCACATTGGGATGTTCCTTTACCTAAGATCGTGACTCCAAGCCAAATCTGGCAATGGGAAAGTACCAAATAA
- a CDS encoding aminoacyl-tRNA deacylase, translating to MSNAIHTPLMQFLVDQNIEFRLLPHQSPATTIEDAAQQRGIRASQMVKAILLRDMGNQYALACAPGDRSVDPKKVRAILQCRRMTCVDQADVEAITGYKVGTVTPLLLKRYMPIVFDPSLLEEKEITISSGDRMAGIALSIDDLLQLCQPTLADICR from the coding sequence ATGAGTAATGCCATTCACACCCCTTTGATGCAGTTTTTGGTGGATCAGAATATAGAATTTCGCCTTCTGCCCCATCAAAGCCCAGCAACCACTATTGAGGATGCCGCCCAGCAACGCGGCATTCGCGCTTCTCAAATGGTTAAAGCCATTTTGTTACGTGATATGGGCAATCAATATGCCCTAGCTTGTGCCCCTGGAGATCGCAGTGTCGACCCAAAGAAAGTCCGTGCGATATTACAATGTCGCAGGATGACCTGTGTAGATCAAGCGGATGTCGAGGCCATTACTGGCTACAAAGTAGGGACTGTAACCCCGCTATTGCTGAAGCGTTATATGCCCATTGTTTTTGACCCAAGCCTACTGGAAGAAAAAGAAATTACCATCAGTAGCGGAGATCGAATGGCGGGTATTGCACTGTCTATCGATGATCTACTCCAATTGTGTCAACCAACCTTGGCTGATATCTGCCGCTAA
- a CDS encoding sigma-E factor negative regulatory protein, whose protein sequence is MADKEKLSALMDGELVDKALIQELEQDQESRDAWQNYHLIGDVMRGEAPAKPEWNIAESVALALEDEPAHRAIDSHSANVISIHAAPKESQPEPQQAKRQLPAWLTQFGQVAVAACVSLAVILGVQQYGGSDPMSPQVEQLPVLQTIPFAGSAEPVSLTRESVERSVGEANMQEQRKRVHAMLRDYELQLRINSDASQQDAHLTPDIE, encoded by the coding sequence ATGGCTGACAAAGAAAAACTTTCAGCGCTCATGGATGGAGAATTGGTCGATAAGGCTTTGATTCAAGAGCTAGAACAGGACCAAGAAAGCCGTGATGCTTGGCAAAACTATCATCTAATTGGTGATGTGATGCGAGGCGAAGCGCCAGCAAAACCTGAGTGGAATATTGCTGAAAGCGTAGCGTTAGCGTTAGAAGACGAACCTGCGCACCGTGCTATCGATTCACATAGTGCAAATGTGATTTCGATTCATGCCGCACCAAAAGAGTCACAACCTGAACCGCAGCAAGCGAAACGCCAACTGCCAGCATGGTTGACTCAGTTTGGTCAAGTTGCTGTTGCTGCTTGTGTATCACTTGCGGTGATATTAGGCGTGCAGCAATACGGTGGTAGTGATCCAATGTCGCCACAGGTGGAACAACTCCCTGTGCTTCAAACGATCCCGTTTGCAGGCAGTGCAGAGCCGGTGAGTTTGACGCGTGAATCGGTTGAGCGCTCTGTCGGTGAAGCAAATATGCAAGAGCAGCGTAAACGCGTTCATGCTATGCTTCGAGACTACGAACTTCAGCTACGAATTAACAGTGATGCTTCTCAGCAAGATGCACATCTGACTCCGGATATTGAATGA
- a CDS encoding cell division protein ZapA — MSNQAVDVEILGKMTRVNCPTGQEESLMTAAKDLDRRLQEMSERTKVTNEIQLLTFAALNICYELHTKSYESSGQQQEITERMEKLTASLENALSKVTQGQQ; from the coding sequence ATGAGCAATCAAGCGGTCGACGTTGAAATCCTTGGCAAAATGACACGAGTGAATTGTCCAACTGGGCAAGAAGAGTCACTGATGACAGCGGCAAAAGATCTTGATCGCCGATTGCAAGAGATGAGTGAACGTACTAAGGTAACCAATGAAATTCAGCTATTAACGTTCGCGGCACTGAACATTTGTTATGAACTTCATACCAAGTCATACGAATCGAGTGGCCAGCAACAAGAAATAACGGAGCGAATGGAAAAGCTCACCGCGTCTTTAGAAAACGCACTTAGCAAAGTAACGCAAGGACAGCAGTAG
- a CDS encoding YecA family protein produces MSEITLPEYQTIAAELKSASLAVTPAELHGLLVGMLSGGLAINDQTWQPILFDYTNEGMGWPATALACADSVFKVTVRELTGTSMELEFLLPDEPGEEGLFALADSLSEFVNHFISGLGLAGIALNKASDDAKEALADLEEIAKLGIDEDDDFGEQAQLLEQVIEHVKACVLTIHAEFGARPESSDSQATIH; encoded by the coding sequence ATGAGTGAAATCACCCTTCCAGAATACCAAACCATTGCTGCCGAATTGAAATCAGCGAGCCTAGCTGTGACGCCTGCCGAATTACACGGCCTGCTTGTCGGTATGTTAAGTGGTGGATTGGCGATTAATGATCAAACCTGGCAGCCCATTCTTTTTGATTACACTAACGAGGGCATGGGATGGCCAGCAACGGCATTAGCTTGTGCGGATAGCGTTTTCAAAGTAACAGTAAGAGAGCTTACGGGCACCTCTATGGAGCTGGAGTTTTTGCTGCCTGATGAACCTGGAGAAGAGGGTTTGTTTGCATTGGCTGATAGCTTGTCTGAGTTTGTTAACCACTTTATTTCAGGTCTTGGTTTAGCAGGCATTGCCCTAAATAAAGCATCTGACGATGCAAAAGAAGCCCTAGCGGATCTTGAAGAAATTGCTAAGTTGGGCATTGATGAAGATGACGATTTTGGTGAACAAGCTCAATTGCTCGAGCAAGTCATTGAGCATGTAAAAGCTTGCGTGTTAACCATTCATGCAGAGTTTGGCGCGCGCCCTGAAAGTAGCGATAGCCAAGCAACCATTCATTAA
- a CDS encoding SoxR reducing system RseC family protein, protein MMTALATVTEVHRHGKHYHIDLSCEQQTSCSSCSSQKSCGTGVVTKAIGNKSLSWHLRTEQSVKVGQVVEIGFPESSLIKSAMAVYLLPLFGLIVGALIGHLFFAPLIGGGEGMVILTSALFVVGGMYVAKRVSRPLEEASKKQVTLIRILGEPIQ, encoded by the coding sequence ATGATGACAGCATTGGCTACCGTGACGGAAGTTCATCGTCACGGTAAGCATTACCATATTGATTTGAGTTGCGAGCAGCAAACCAGCTGTAGTAGTTGTTCATCGCAAAAAAGTTGTGGTACGGGCGTTGTCACTAAAGCCATTGGCAATAAATCGCTGTCATGGCATTTACGAACTGAGCAATCTGTCAAAGTCGGTCAGGTTGTCGAAATTGGTTTTCCAGAATCGAGCCTGATCAAATCAGCAATGGCGGTGTATCTTTTACCTCTATTTGGGTTAATCGTGGGTGCACTTATTGGTCATTTGTTTTTTGCTCCGCTCATTGGAGGCGGCGAGGGAATGGTTATTCTCACTTCTGCACTATTTGTTGTTGGTGGGATGTATGTAGCAAAACGCGTTTCTCGTCCCTTAGAAGAGGCGTCCAAAAAACAAGTCACGCTTATTCGTATCCTTGGCGAGCCAATCCAATAG
- the nadB gene encoding L-aspartate oxidase translates to MNTNRDHECDVLVVGSGAAGLSLALRVANHCKVIVLSKGTRSEGATYYAQGGIAAVFDESDTIESHVEDTQIAGDGICDEETVKFIAENSKECVQWLIDGGVPFDREDDDSDDEPRYHLTREGGHSRRRILHAADATGMAMQTSLQDNAHNHPNIHVFERHNALDLITEDKIGGDKSKVIGAYIWNRNEEQVETVRAKFVVLATGGASKVYQYTSNPDVSSGDGIAIAWRAGCRVANLEFNQFHPTCLFHPEARNFLLTEALRGEGAYLRRPDGSRFMPDFDERKELAPRDVVARAIDFEMKRLGADCMYLDISHKPADFITKHFPTIYSRLMDLGIDMTKEPIPIVPAAHYTCGGVMVDQDGHTDLKNLYAIGEVSYTGLHGANRMASNSLLECVVYAWSAAKDILTHHADAKLAARIPYWDESQVSNSDEEVIIQHNWHELRLFMWDYMGIVRTDKRLERALRRIQMLQQETHEYYSHFRVSNNLLELRNLLQVAELMVRCAMQRKESRGLHYTLDYPNQLENSGPTILTPSK, encoded by the coding sequence ATGAACACAAATCGTGATCACGAATGTGACGTATTGGTGGTGGGAAGTGGTGCAGCAGGCTTGTCGTTAGCTCTGCGTGTTGCCAATCACTGTAAAGTAATTGTACTTAGCAAAGGTACTCGCAGTGAGGGGGCCACCTATTATGCGCAAGGTGGTATCGCTGCCGTATTTGATGAGTCAGACACCATTGAGTCTCACGTTGAAGATACGCAAATTGCTGGGGATGGAATCTGTGATGAAGAGACCGTTAAGTTCATCGCGGAAAACTCAAAAGAGTGCGTGCAGTGGCTGATTGATGGCGGTGTACCATTCGATCGTGAAGACGATGATTCCGACGATGAACCCCGTTATCACCTGACTCGCGAGGGCGGACACAGTCGTCGCCGAATTCTACATGCCGCCGATGCAACAGGCATGGCAATGCAAACCTCCCTGCAAGATAACGCTCATAACCATCCAAATATTCATGTCTTTGAACGCCATAATGCACTCGACCTGATCACTGAAGATAAAATCGGTGGCGATAAAAGCAAGGTGATCGGTGCTTACATCTGGAACCGTAATGAAGAGCAAGTAGAAACCGTTCGTGCAAAATTTGTGGTTCTTGCAACTGGCGGCGCTTCCAAAGTGTACCAATACACTTCTAACCCGGATGTATCATCAGGTGACGGTATTGCCATCGCATGGCGTGCAGGTTGCCGCGTTGCAAACCTAGAGTTCAACCAATTCCACCCAACTTGCTTATTCCATCCAGAAGCACGTAACTTCCTATTAACCGAGGCTTTACGCGGTGAAGGGGCTTACTTGCGTCGTCCTGATGGATCTCGTTTCATGCCTGATTTCGATGAACGTAAAGAACTCGCACCACGTGATGTTGTTGCGCGAGCTATCGACTTTGAAATGAAACGTCTAGGCGCAGACTGCATGTATTTAGACATCAGCCACAAGCCAGCGGATTTCATCACTAAGCACTTCCCTACTATCTATTCACGATTGATGGATTTAGGCATTGATATGACCAAAGAGCCGATCCCAATTGTTCCCGCTGCACACTACACTTGTGGTGGCGTGATGGTAGACCAAGACGGACACACTGATCTAAAGAATCTATATGCGATTGGTGAAGTGAGCTACACAGGTCTACATGGTGCGAACCGCATGGCATCTAACTCGTTGTTGGAATGTGTCGTTTATGCTTGGTCTGCCGCAAAAGATATTTTGACGCATCATGCGGATGCCAAGTTAGCCGCTCGTATACCTTACTGGGATGAAAGCCAAGTATCAAACAGTGATGAAGAAGTTATCATCCAGCATAACTGGCATGAGTTACGTCTTTTCATGTGGGACTATATGGGCATCGTTCGTACTGACAAACGCCTAGAGCGAGCACTTCGCCGGATCCAAATGCTCCAGCAAGAGACGCACGAATACTACAGCCACTTCCGCGTTTCAAATAACTTATTAGAACTGCGTAACCTACTACAAGTCGCCGAGTTGATGGTTCGCTGTGCGATGCAACGTAAAGAAAGCCGAGGCCTGCATTACACCTTAGATTATCCAAATCAATTGGAAAATAGCGGCCCGACCATCCTAACACCTAGCAAATAG